GGTATGTAATTTGCCGGCATGAGATCATGGCGCCCCGCTACAATCCGTTGCACCGTGACCTCGGGAGAAAGGGCGAGCACCCGGGAGGCTTCTTTTTTTATCGATGCCGTGAAAAAGAAGATGGAGGAGAGGATAAAGACGATGATCGTATAGATGAGGAACAGGGCGAGGTTCTTCCCTCTCTTCCTGAGAAGTGACGAAAGGGCGAAATCGATGATGTTTCGCTCTTTTTCAATCCAGGCCATACGCGATACCAGGGGGAGGCGCGATAATCGAGCCCGAAGGGAAATGTTCCAGCGAGAGAGGGTGGTCCTGAAACGGGGTAGCCCTGTCGGCCACGGAAGGATTTCTCGTATATCTCGCATCGGTAAAGAGACAGAGGTCTGTGAGGCCGTAGTCCTTCACGAGGACTTCGCGCTCTTTGATAAAGGCGGCATCGGAGCGGGCCCTGTATGCCCCGTGGACAAAGAGGAGGGCGACCAGGAGAAAGCCTGCGGCGAGGGTGCCCAGAAAGGGGGTGGATCGCCTCATTGCCCTCAATCGAGGGACCCCAGGAGAGTGTTGCTGACTTCCTGGAACCTTAGCACCCTCTTTCCCTGGTGGTCTTTCATGAATGCCCGTGCCTCCGCCTCCTTTTCAAAGGGGATAAGCTCCTTTCCCATGGGGCCGTAGACGTCGCTGCCGAATACATAGAACGCTTTCAATCCGTCGATGAGGGTGAGGCTGTAATAGTCGGTCACCTGTAGGTTGCCGATATCGGCCTGTTCTTTCCTGGGACTATACTTTTTCAGATTGAGGAGGTATCGGAACATGTCCTTCGAACCGTCAAAATAGTCGGACGAACTGTCTTTGAATGTAACCTTGGCCAGGAAATCGGTATATTTCGCCACGAACATGCCGCAGACGGGGCACTTGGTTTTCGGTCCCGGCCCGGCAGGGCCTTTTTCAAGGCCCCATCCTGATGTCGCTGCCAGAAAGACGAATGAAAGAAGAAAGAGAGAAACCTTTTTCAATGACCGTGTCCTTTTTCCATGGAGAGTTTCATTTTCGCCATCCGCCGCTTTTCCCGTATCATCTTGGTATCGGCGTACATATCCTCGTATGCCGCTTTTATGGCATCGTCAAAGGTCGTGATCTGCCCCCCCGTCTCCTTTGCGAATGCCTCCGCCTTCGGCTTGTCGGAGAATGCCCACTTCGCCCTTTTGGTCATTACCCCCTGGGTGCTGCCGCCCACGACCCAGAAGGCCTGTTCGGAATTGATCAGCTCCTTTGTCCCGAAATCTGCGACCTGAATCGCTTTCGGGGTTTTGTCGAGACTTACCGCAAGGTCTACGGCAGCGCAATGGAGGCTGCACAGGGGCATCTCGGCCCCGTCGCTGTAGACTACGAGCATTCTGCTCTGGGCGAATTTCTCCCGGTCCATGCCGCAATAGCCGCACGATTTATGTTTCTCCACGTCGGTCCATGCGAAAAGAATACCGGCCAGGCAAAAAACCATGGCCCCCGCCACACCCATCCACAGTATACTCTTCCTCTTTCCCATTTTCTCCTCCTTTTATGGATGATTGTAATCATTATTGCAAATTAATTGAGGTCGCAAATACCACATTCCAGAGAAAACTATATGGACGAAAGGGGATCGTGTCAATTGCCGTGAAGCGCAAAATAGAATAAATGAAGGGATCGAATAAAAAGCTCCTCCTTTCTTGACGTGCCGGGAAGGGCTGTTTTACACTATGGGGGCAGTTTATTTTATTCTCGAACAGGGGGAGTCAGGGATCTGCGTCGCGTCCGGGGTATGAAATTCATAGGAAAGCTGATGATGCTCCTTCTGGGGGTGTGGATTTGTATACCCTCGGCCTTCGCGCGGGATTTTGTAGTCCGTCGGAATGTGGGCGGCTACACTCTCGACATCGCCATTGACCGGAATCCTCCTATTCTCG
This genomic stretch from Syntrophorhabdaceae bacterium harbors:
- a CDS encoding nitrous oxide reductase accessory protein NosL; translation: MKKVSLFLLSFVFLAATSGWGLEKGPAGPGPKTKCPVCGMFVAKYTDFLAKVTFKDSSSDYFDGSKDMFRYLLNLKKYSPRKEQADIGNLQVTDYYSLTLIDGLKAFYVFGSDVYGPMGKELIPFEKEAEARAFMKDHQGKRVLRFQEVSNTLLGSLD
- a CDS encoding nitrous oxide reductase accessory protein NosL; translated protein: MGKRKSILWMGVAGAMVFCLAGILFAWTDVEKHKSCGYCGMDREKFAQSRMLVVYSDGAEMPLCSLHCAAVDLAVSLDKTPKAIQVADFGTKELINSEQAFWVVGGSTQGVMTKRAKWAFSDKPKAEAFAKETGGQITTFDDAIKAAYEDMYADTKMIREKRRMAKMKLSMEKGHGH